Within the Periplaneta americana isolate PAMFEO1 chromosome 6, P.americana_PAMFEO1_priV1, whole genome shotgun sequence genome, the region catcaaaattaaaaattaaataacacctacataaaatatttttttttctacaaaagtactttaaattaaacaaagcttgctcattattttctttatattaatCTTTTAAgtccaaaataaatttttaagtattATGTGATAATGCATTTGATACAAGGagcattttaataatataaaataaacaataaaatcttAAATATAGAAATTAATATCTCAAAAACTATTTGACACAGCTTAACAACATTTGGTGTATAATATCAGTATGATAATGTGCTGGTATGGTCAAAATTTCAAGTACGTCagatgaaaattgtagattttagaATTTCATAGATGCATCGccttaaattattgtcactgacTCATCTTCAACTTTTCTCCTTTTAACCAAAAACGTATTCATACTGAAATTAGATTAACACAATAACGCAAATAACACGCGTGAAACTAAAAATCAACCTCAAAATATGCCAAAACATGGACAAAATGACGTTACGACTGGTGAAACAACTGACTTGTGAAatcaaccggtgtgtcgcgaaattttggaattgaaaaataaattgtatgccatccagaaagtctctttacaaagcactttttatttgcaacgaagtctttgatatggtacattttattttgaaacagacTGTaccaatgctcagttcagtttttccaccataaggccaggtatagagaaactctgtctAATGCACCAAGCGcacacttcacattaatttaaatagttgagttttcaaaaacgataataaacataatattttatcggACATCGAATTTTTTACACAaacctttgtttttttctaatgccactcaagttgctgcttgttcttttacaaATTTCGATTTCATGTTaacatcaacctatctacaacactggatatccgacactacatagaagttattaGTCCTTTTTTCTGGCgaaacgcgctggaacggcgtaCCGGCACGTTTTTGTCGCATTTTTCATCATGGTACCGAAacatgtgtgaataactatgtttttaatatattttttctttgaattccgcttagatcttgaaagCCTTGGTTGGACGAAaacgaggttaaaaacgacaaaattcccgtgcagtgaaaaGTAGGctaaagcctggttcacaataaaccgaaaaaggaaacgacaacgagaacaagaacggaaataatgttaaaataaatgtatttaaatgtatttacaacagttaattgtgaatgctcacatttaaatacatttattttaacaatatttccgttttcgttctcgttgtcgtttccgttaccgatttattgtgaaccagccttaatcatcttcccgtccgctataaaatattcgcctttttctccagaagaaaagtactggttattattattattattattattattattattattattattaaaatcaaataagtgtgtcgcgatatcttgggctttcagtaaagtgtgtcgtcagtcaaaaaaggttgggagcACTGCGTTAGTGTGCCGCGGGAACTCATTACATAGGATAGTGTGCCGTGAACaagaaaaggttgagaaccactggcctatattattaaaagtaaaagtgaaaCAGCGAACCTAATCATTGTTCAAGTTAAACCTCAAAACAAATGCTAGAAGTTTCTGGATAAAATGCAATGAGAGTCCTTACTTTATGTCTTCCGAACAAAAGTTGTGTTGAATGTTGAAAAATAGTAGACTCTTTTGTGTAATACCAATTTTGTTGTATCAGCAGCAGAAAGAACATATAGGATGAGTTCCTCTTTGTACTCGGCCTTCCACCCTGACCCTCCGGGCGTAAGCAAGAAGTCGAAGGAAGCCCTGGCCAGAGGCCTCAAGCTAATGTACATGAGTGGCACGGACTTCAGCTCCCCGGAAGAAGCCACCTCTAACTGGTGGAACACGAAAGTGGAGAACATGTACCGCTGTCAGGTGGCTGGGTATAGGTAACTTTCTGCAAGATGTAGCTATAAATTTCGATATATTTTATTGAAGTCTATAATTATATTCTGAACATttgctttttaacgtttatatgaatgccattgtgaaagattttagagacACAAAACACGGATATATCTCTATTAACAGAAGTTTAAAATCAGATATAATAAagtttgcagatgatcttgttttactggcaatatctgaagatgatttgcaatggtcagtgcataatttaaatttattagctCAAagatattcaatggaaatatcaattaacaaaataaaaataatgtccttttatggtaaatacccaataccaagcaaaatttgcttaaataacatattttggaaagagttaatgagtttaattatttatgatataaaCTTTCTTGTGTTGAAATTTGGATCTatgagagaaaattgtaaaattcaacaaatcaatggatatcattaatagagttttaaaaccttcattagtacaaaaatcaactcgtactcgtctttatcaaataatagctcgaccagggTTATGTtgtgggagtgaagcgtggattttaaggataaaagatgaaagcagactaacagcttgcgagatgagactGATGAGCCGAACAGCTGGCTTCACTAAATggaatcgaaagaaaaatgaagatatccttcaagaacttaatgtgtcatcaatactagactatatctccagatatcagttaaactggaaagaacacgtctcaagaatagTTTCATCAAGGAttcctaaggcaataatgaagtatcgtccaaatggaaaACGGttacttggtcgacctatgaaaagatggcaagaaaatcgctttttcaggccgtaacagttcttttgggactagtacttgacaggatgatgatgatgatgatgatgatgatgatgatgatgatgatgatgatgatgacatagcAAATATTGTGACGTTTCATGAATAGAAGTAGATACACTTTAAAGGAAATAGGCCTACgcttttaaaaatttgtttcctTCAAAGTTGGGTTTATCAATTTTCTTTTCCTagagtttttattttttggcaTGAGAACTAGTTCcaaacaatattattaaaaatatgtgacCCTGAAATTTTCTTAGATGCTCAGAAACGTAAATTGAAAGGAAAAAATTGGGCACTTTAAATAAAGTTGTACCAGTagcataacagaaaaattgtcgCTATAAGATATATAACAGTTGCTGTACTGGAATATTTAGTGCACATACCACTTGCGTTCCTACTACCTAAATGACCTACCTGggcaaatattatttttcaagatGAATAAGTTctattaataaaactaataacaAACTAATACCGTTACATTTTCAACCGCTCTCTGTAAAATTGAAGGTTTTGTGGAAAAACAACtgtagtccaaaaacataaattttcaggagaaaaaaaaactatctggcatgggtgttgttgacactttaaatatgaaattcatcatgccatttcttaaagtGTTgtggaaacttgggaaaactgaagtacatttgtaACTTAAGTCGGcatgagtagcgtagtcggtatagcgctgaccttctgtgctcgaggttgcgggtttgatcccggcccaggtcgatggcatttaattgtgcttaaatgcgacaggctcgtgtcagtaatttactggcatataaaagaactcctgcggaacaaaattccggcatcggcaacgctgatataatctcggcagttgcgagcgtcattaaataaaccatatacctattttttataacttaaatttcctCATAGAAATAGGCTACATGTGTAAatataggtaactgtggacaatggttgttttaagaagcAAATCCCCTGTtttggctgaagtgtgcctctcctttaatcttctttttatttattatatcctgtttcttctcctttcgatgcttacgtttcttctatggggttacttctgcacctaaaaatgattccataactaatataacaattcacgtgctaaagtatttttctctgaggtgactTTTACAGCATAAATAAGAAGCAGCACtaccaatctactacagtttaaaattgtatggataaatgtttcaatatgATATCAAATTGAAAGTATGTTTTACTTAACAACGCTCataactgtcgaggttatatcggaattttgtcccgcaggagttcttttatatgtgcAAGTAAATCtattgatatgagcctgtcgcatttaagcacattcataatgtagggtaaagttgtctaattccgtgatacgttttatTCACGGATGTCACGGGGTAGGATattttgctaggaagttcaccgaagtctcaaaagtaggcgaaagatgcaatctttcgagaaagatgtctggctcTATGGTCGAacagcaaagctttgactgacattcaatttttaaaaagtatcacgggattagggatatcacggaaataggcaactttaccctacgtcGCTGGCGTTTTTCCATAATTGGAGTTTGGTATGAAGCAGAGTGCTAATACTCGGACTGATAATAACTGTTGTAAGCTGGAACTTTATTACAGGGACAATGTGTGCAATCAACTAAGTCAGCTGAGGCTATTAGATACATTAGTATTTGttctattgtaattattgtgtttttcatgttacctacttatttattgttttattgaatTCAATGTTTATGGTAAATAGTGTTCTATTTTTTGCTAATGTATTACTGAGGCAACCCTGGAGGTCATTATGAAAAGGTCCGCGGAAGTCCCGCAAACGGTTAGGGACCAGCAAGctttacagtaggctatataacttaatttctgaaaaaaagtCTTCATTCTCAGTTGATAAAAAGCAAGCACAATTAATAAGATATTTCCAATGTTATTTTGGGTCATATGTCCATTGCTTCCCATTACAGATTCAATTggtgtatttattactttaaataatgaaatgaaccTGTCTTGAACGTTAATGTTCTTTATATCTGCTTTCAGAGATGAGAAGGATTATCTGGAAAAACGACGTCTGAAAGTGATAGATAAGTGGCCGAGATCAGGGCTTATAAGAAAATTGATTCGATGGGACggaatgtactattattttccaGAAGGCAGAGAATGTCCTAAACTTAAATGTTCCGACGTGAAGAAGGCTCTGCTGCACGAAACTGTTATCTTTGAGAATTCTCCCTACACTGACAAGACTTTGCAATGGACTCCAGTGGTGTCCGCCATgacacagaaaataaataacgcCTGTGATGAAATTATAAAGGATAGACCTCCTCCAAAACCTCGTGAAATGGAACGAGTTCCAAATACGATTATTCAACCAATCGACGATAGCTCCACAATTGTCAAGGAAAGGAGAAGCAAGCgttcctcaaacaaaaatttgaagtCCACAAAATTGATTGGCAAAAAATATAACACGTTGAAAGAAAACAATGCAGTCTTACATAAAGAATGTTTAAGTTCCTTGAAGGTGGATGAAGCTGAAGATATGAAGGACATAACGATACACAGCAAAGAAGTACGCAAATATTCAGGAAGCTGCGAAGGACCGCTGAGAAGAACACAGAATATAACTAAGAAGACTTTCAGTGTTGCAGCCATAAGGAGTGGAAAGGAACTTACATCGAAAAGAGTCGGTTTAACAGGTAGTTCCTTAGTATTAGGAGCTAACGTAGGTAATACTAAAGGTGTGAATAAGGTATCAGTCAGTTACAAGAATGGACATATGAAATTTCCCAGAGTTGAATATAAAGATTATTTTCTTCTTGGCCCCAGTAAAAGTGATATTCAGCAAGGATCCAAAACTTCCGTTCGAAAGTGTTCAGTAAGGGATAAAACACAGAATTTAAATTCTACAAACAATACTGTGAAAAATCCAAGCAATAATACGGATCCTCAAAGTATCATCTTAAGTAACCGTCGAACCGCAAGAAAACCTCCTTCAGTAAACAAAGAAACGCACAGTAAAGAATCCGTAAGGAATTCCAAAACATCAATATCTAGACGTATTTCTAAACAAGGACTTCCTTTGCATAAAGTAGAAATttcatttgataataataatatttgttgcaAGCAACTTACTCCTTACTCGTATCATACTAATCATCAAGAAATCAATTTAACTAACTGTGATAATATTGCGGGAGTTGGAACAGAAAATAAGAGTAATTTAAAATCAGATTTTACCTCCCTCGTTACATCTATCTACAATGAAAGTTTTATGAATGATGTAAAAATTTCTACCGAGACAAAATTGTTAGGATCAAGAAATCAGAGTGTCTCCAAGAAGAATATGCATTCAGAATTAGATGAACCTGAATTTGGTGTAGAAACTAGAACCATACGAAACATTACCGATccaatattacagaaatgttGGATCCCTAGAAACAGTACTTCTAGTCAAGCTTCAATTCATATTGATGACACTATTGTACCAAACTATAATATTGTGCAAAGGCCCTCTACTAGACAAGATCCTCGAATTTCACACGAAAGTATAAGAGATCCATCCGTGACAAAGGAGACTGTAAAATTATCGAACAAAAGCGGCAGAATATGGACATTATTAGAGAAGCAAAAATTATTTCAGAATCAGAATGAAAGCGTAGATGAAATAACAATGTTTCCGAGAGGAATGGTCCCCAAACGCAATAGCGTTATGCAAGCAGACAGTTATAATCGCAGTGTACAACTGAAAAATATGATGCAGAAGTACGAAACACTCGTCGAACGTCGCCTTCAGGGTAAGAATTACTTCTCTGAAAGACAAAGACTTAAGGAATTGGAAATGAATACTGAAGTAGAGAACTGGAAGCATGGAATAGTTGATGTTCGTGACGAATCAAATATTTTCAAGAAGGGAAAAGACTCCACAAATGATGTTATTGGCACAATGATAATGGAAGGGACGAGGGCTCCTAGGAACTCGGCAGTAAATTTAATTACAACAGAAAACAGCGAGATTTTAAGAACACGGCAACCTGAAGTAGACTTATTTTGAAACTAAACAAACTTAATAAAAATCGTAATAGTATGTACgagattataaataaaaatctttATAGCAGTGTAATGTCAATATATTGCGATGAGAATTGCTATGTAATTCTTATTTATAGAAATCCTTATGATTTTCATTATGAgaatcaattaaatttaatgtcccttatttaattacttcatcTTAATTCAAACTTAAAATATCTCTTTAATAGGAAGTATCGTAGCGtacaattgagggctttgccggaagaaaggcggatagacctatacgcccttcttcgggaaaacggtttaaaatgtagtgaataattatagtagcgaaattttgttttgattgtactgtacatacctgcaggacaggtctgcgtgcgtgtataacattttattcaggtgcgttttaaaatcttagattgcatatatctcaattcgccatattgacgtatatgcccttcttccggcaaacccctcaatttataTAGACtgagatgtatttttttttatatattctgtatCCTCTCGTCCTGAAGCTATTAGTAAATAATTGATGAGGAATTTTATTGCAGTCGTTAAATGTTAATGATGCTTAGAGTAAATACTTTTATAAGCAagatttaataacattttaaagtcagcgatgtatgcaatggagagggaaaggaactggcaagcATATCTCATCATCTCCcgacttagtttcctcatgagatacattattggtgtcacttatgaggttctaacctgtcttcagacagttgactaaacaacataggTAGATTGGTAAAGCGTCAGTGTGACGCTTATCTCATAAACAAGATACTGTATATCGTTTTTGTCCCAGATTGTTACATCAACATAAAGAACAGAAAGGAATGGCTGAGCCCTAACTGAAAAGCAATACCCCTTGCAAAAGCTGGTATCCATTCACGTACCAGTTAATGTTGTGCGTCTGGTGATACAAACAAGCCGTCATCTACTATGAATTGTTTTTGAGGAGTGTAACAATTACTGCTGAGATTTACTACCAAAAACTCTGTTGCCTTGAGGCTGCAATTCAAGGAAAATTACCGGAAAGACTGTAGTAAGTGATTTCGTAGCATGCTAATGCCCGTATGCGTATCACTAACTAATACTtcaaactagccatacccgtgcgcttcactgcacttgttacaaataaatattgacttaaatctaaataGAGTTTCGTAATTAATGAATGttgtatgttgtaagtcgtttgctcctgaaacATTTTGAAGgttgtatttaaaactttgaatttaactgttattatcatgcaatactttctggagttgttcagtcaattctacttttaagattgatactatGTTAGACTTAATAGACAATTTTATTGGTCGGggtctgaaatgaaatatacttgtaaaaactgaaggctcttactctcagctagaagaagatttccaattaaatgataagcctatgcttgaactttaaaaGACGATGAgcagtatagaatgaagataaatgccaataagatgaagaccatggtcataggaaaaagtaaaaaaaaggtgaacttgcgaattataaatgaggcaatagagcaagtggacagctttaaatacttgaggtgtactaggCCTAcaagcagcaacatgagctgctgccaagaagtcaaaaggaggatagcaatggcaaaggaagcttttaatagaaaaaggagcatcttctgtggacctctggagaaagaactaaggaagagaccagtgaagtgctttgtgtggagtgtagcattgtatggagcagaaacatggacattacgacgaaatgaagagaagcgactagaagcatttgagatGTGGATGTTGAGGATGGAGCatttgaagtggacagacagaataagaaattaagctgtgttggaaagagtggatgaagaaataatga harbors:
- the LOC138702202 gene encoding uncharacterized protein — its product is MSSSLYSAFHPDPPGVSKKSKEALARGLKLMYMSGTDFSSPEEATSNWWNTKVENMYRCQVAGYRDEKDYLEKRRLKVIDKWPRSGLIRKLIRWDGMYYYFPEGRECPKLKCSDVKKALLHETVIFENSPYTDKTLQWTPVVSAMTQKINNACDEIIKDRPPPKPREMERVPNTIIQPIDDSSTIVKERRSKRSSNKNLKSTKLIGKKYNTLKENNAVLHKECLSSLKVDEAEDMKDITIHSKEVRKYSGSCEGPLRRTQNITKKTFSVAAIRSGKELTSKRVGLTGSSLVLGANVGNTKGVNKVSVSYKNGHMKFPRVEYKDYFLLGPSKSDIQQGSKTSVRKCSVRDKTQNLNSTNNTVKNPSNNTDPQSIILSNRRTARKPPSVNKETHSKESVRNSKTSISRRISKQGLPLHKVEISFDNNNICCKQLTPYSYHTNHQEINLTNCDNIAGVGTENKSNLKSDFTSLVTSIYNESFMNDVKISTETKLLGSRNQSVSKKNMHSELDEPEFGVETRTIRNITDPILQKCWIPRNSTSSQASIHIDDTIVPNYNIVQRPSTRQDPRISHESIRDPSVTKETVKLSNKSGRIWTLLEKQKLFQNQNESVDEITMFPRGMVPKRNSVMQADSYNRSVQLKNMMQKYETLVERRLQGKNYFSERQRLKELEMNTEVENWKHGIVDVRDESNIFKKGKDSTNDVIGTMIMEGTRAPRNSAVNLITTENSEILRTRQPEVDLF